Proteins encoded in a region of the Saccharothrix ecbatanensis genome:
- a CDS encoding AfsR/SARP family transcriptional regulator has translation MTPESHDFATSPKCRATGVSRATPPDQVFRRLGRGPRKRAVISRGEVNWRLGEIIPTTLLGWLLGTARFSYSVPVKFGVLGPLTVYGSDGAHVQIRGRRLRTLLAVLLMHAGKPVSVHHLVDAIWDGEPPKSYLSNLHTYVSRLRERLPGLRIDHVDGQYLLRVEPGDLDLNVFRTKVDAARLAARRGHHAVAADLYRSALALWRDDRPVADLDIAALEPEFSHCEATRLIVVEDRFESELGAGRHVEVVGELEAAVAEHPTRERLCRQLMIALCGAGRQADALAVYRTTRDTFVRALGLEPSPALRRLHQEILRGDVPEPMPEPTSEPVAVEPVFPLCQLPPDTADFAGRGAELEQVVAALRTDAASVPVVVLTGEPGVGKTALAIRVAHRLRAEFPDGQLFAHLAGTSPNPKQPRDVLGGLLRALCPNGAVIPEDLEERTAAIRACLADRRVLVVLDDAASAARVRALLPGTAGCAVLVTGRNRLNGLAGSTSVRIPPFTSDEGRALLGRIAGHERVDREHEAADEVVSLCGGVPLAVRIAGTRLAARGHMSVRVLADRLADEHGRLDELAVGGLQVRPAVARSYENLGPLARAGLRRLALLGPVDVAEDVVAAVLDVPDADGVIEELVQSSLVATRGVDAGGRPLYRLPELLRVYGVERADRDDRAAVSAAHHQAAHHQAAHS, from the coding sequence CACCGGGGTGTCCCGGGCCACCCCTCCGGACCAGGTGTTTCGTCGGCTTGGGCGGGGTCCAAGAAAGCGCGCGGTGATTTCCCGCGGTGAGGTGAACTGGCGATTAGGTGAAATTATCCCAACTACATTGTTGGGATGGTTACTCGGTACCGCCCGTTTCTCCTACAGTGTGCCGGTGAAGTTCGGAGTGCTGGGCCCGCTTACCGTGTACGGATCGGATGGTGCGCACGTACAGATTCGCGGCCGACGTCTGCGCACCCTGCTCGCGGTCCTGTTGATGCACGCGGGAAAACCGGTTTCCGTCCACCATCTCGTGGACGCGATATGGGACGGCGAGCCGCCCAAGTCCTATCTGTCCAACCTGCACACCTACGTCTCACGGCTGCGCGAACGGCTGCCCGGTCTGCGGATCGACCACGTCGACGGCCAGTACCTGCTGCGGGTCGAACCGGGCGACCTGGACCTGAACGTCTTCCGCACCAAGGTCGACGCCGCACGGCTCGCCGCCCGGCGCGGTCACCACGCCGTGGCGGCGGACCTCTACCGGAGCGCGTTGGCGCTGTGGCGCGACGACCGCCCGGTGGCCGACCTCGACATCGCCGCGCTCGAACCGGAGTTCTCGCACTGCGAGGCCACCAGGCTGATCGTCGTGGAGGACCGGTTCGAATCGGAGCTCGGGGCCGGTCGGCACGTCGAGGTGGTGGGCGAGTTGGAGGCGGCGGTCGCCGAGCACCCGACCCGGGAACGGTTGTGCCGCCAGCTGATGATCGCGTTGTGCGGTGCGGGCCGGCAGGCGGACGCGCTGGCCGTCTACCGCACGACCCGCGACACGTTCGTGCGCGCGCTCGGGCTGGAACCGAGCCCGGCGCTGAGGCGGCTGCACCAGGAGATCCTGCGCGGTGACGTGCCCGAGCCAATGCCCGAGCCCACGTCGGAACCGGTGGCGGTCGAGCCGGTGTTCCCGCTCTGCCAGCTGCCACCGGACACCGCCGACTTCGCCGGTCGGGGAGCCGAACTGGAGCAGGTCGTCGCGGCGCTGCGAACGGACGCCGCGTCGGTGCCGGTCGTGGTGCTGACCGGTGAGCCCGGTGTCGGCAAGACCGCGTTGGCGATCAGGGTGGCGCACCGGCTGCGCGCCGAGTTCCCCGACGGCCAGCTGTTCGCGCACCTCGCGGGCACGTCGCCGAACCCGAAGCAGCCCCGGGACGTGCTGGGCGGCCTCCTGCGCGCGCTCTGCCCCAACGGCGCCGTGATCCCCGAAGACCTGGAGGAGCGGACGGCGGCCATCCGCGCGTGCCTGGCCGACCGGCGGGTGCTGGTGGTGCTGGACGACGCCGCGTCCGCCGCCAGGGTGCGCGCCCTGCTGCCGGGGACGGCCGGCTGCGCGGTGCTCGTCACGGGTCGGAACCGGCTGAACGGCCTGGCCGGCTCGACGTCGGTGCGGATACCGCCGTTCACCTCGGACGAAGGCCGCGCGCTGCTGGGCCGGATCGCCGGTCACGAGCGCGTCGACCGGGAGCACGAGGCCGCTGACGAAGTCGTTTCGCTGTGCGGAGGCGTCCCGTTGGCGGTGCGGATCGCCGGCACCAGGCTGGCCGCGCGCGGGCACATGAGCGTGCGGGTGCTGGCCGACCGGCTGGCCGACGAGCACGGTCGGCTGGACGAACTCGCCGTCGGCGGACTCCAGGTGCGGCCCGCCGTCGCGCGGAGCTACGAGAACCTGGGTCCGCTGGCCCGCGCCGGACTTCGCCGACTGGCGCTGCTCGGTCCGGTCGACGTCGCGGAAGACGTGGTCGCGGCCGTGCTCGACGTGCCGGACGCGGACGGCGTGATCGAGGAGTTGGTGCAGTCCAGCCTGGTGGCCACCCGGGGTGTCGACGCGGGCGGCCGGCCGCTCTACCGGTTGCCCGAACTCCTCCGCGTGTACGGCGTCGAGCGGGCGGACCGGGACGACCGGGCCGCGGTCTCCGCCGCACACCACCAAGCCGCACATCACCAGGCCGCACACAGCTGA